A single bacterium DNA region contains:
- a CDS encoding UMP kinase, with protein sequence MKAAYPRILLKLSGEVLAGDAGFGIQPAVLRELAEEIRDVRALGTQIGIVIGGGNIIRGVTAANEGMDRSTADYMGMMASIMNSVALQDALEHLDLATRVLSALEIQEVAEPYIRRRAVRHLEKGRIVIFAGGTGNPYFTTDTAAALRAAEVHASVVLKGTKVDGVYSDDPEKNPKAERFERLSFDDVTQRRLAFMDQAAIALCRENALPIVVFDMTVPGNIRKVVAGETIGTTISD encoded by the coding sequence ATGAAAGCCGCCTACCCGCGGATCCTGCTCAAGCTCTCCGGCGAGGTCCTCGCCGGCGATGCTGGCTTTGGCATTCAGCCCGCCGTCCTGCGCGAGTTGGCCGAGGAGATCCGCGACGTCCGCGCGCTGGGCACCCAGATCGGCATCGTGATCGGTGGCGGCAACATCATTCGCGGCGTCACGGCGGCGAATGAGGGAATGGATCGCTCAACGGCCGACTACATGGGCATGATGGCGAGCATCATGAACAGCGTGGCCCTTCAGGACGCTCTCGAGCACCTGGATCTGGCGACCCGTGTGCTCTCGGCCCTCGAGATCCAGGAGGTGGCCGAGCCCTACATCCGGCGGCGTGCGGTGAGACACCTGGAGAAGGGGCGCATCGTGATCTTCGCCGGTGGTACCGGAAATCCCTATTTCACCACCGATACCGCCGCGGCGCTTCGTGCAGCAGAAGTGCACGCGAGCGTCGTGCTGAAGGGGACGAAGGTCGATGGTGTCTACTCGGATGATCCGGAAAAGAATCCAAAGGCCGAGCGCTTCGAGCGACTCAGCTTCGATGACGTGACCCAGCGTCGGCTGGCGTTCATGGACCAGGCGGCCATTGCGTTGTGCCGGGAGAATGCGCTTCCGATCGTGGTCTTCGATATGACGGTTCCTGGCAACATCCGAAAGGTGGTCGCTGGGGAGACGATCGGCACGACGATTTCCGACTGA
- the rpsB gene encoding 30S ribosomal protein S2, with product MSETPTDPSVQAPAATPAPATEPQAESLTHAEEREKRTATVRSFLEAGAHFGHQTRRWNPKMKPFIFGERNGVHIINLDDSVPFMVGALEFLRETVAQGGKVLLVGTKRQACEPIKDAAIRSQQYYVNNRWLGGMLTNFRTVKKSIEYFKDQLEILADEEKVAELAKKELSRLNRSVTKYRKSLDGIREMTRLPDAMFVIDVNKEHIAIAEARRLGIPIIAVVDTNCDPKGIDFVVPGNDDAVRAIELYCDLVADACLEGAELFNQRIIQDEPAQGDAGADSAPGRRVVEIKQQQPGRRGRQAGGAHSAMGRPRRDERPAEGEAPAPAEAAPGAAPAAAPEAAAAETPAVAATEEAPKGDA from the coding sequence ATGTCCGAAACGCCGACGGATCCGTCCGTCCAGGCCCCGGCCGCTACCCCGGCCCCCGCGACTGAGCCCCAGGCCGAGTCGCTCACCCATGCCGAAGAGCGCGAGAAGCGCACCGCCACCGTTCGTTCGTTCCTGGAGGCCGGTGCCCACTTCGGTCACCAGACCCGCCGATGGAACCCGAAGATGAAGCCCTTCATCTTTGGCGAGCGCAATGGCGTCCACATCATCAATCTCGACGACTCCGTGCCGTTCATGGTCGGCGCTCTCGAGTTCCTGCGTGAGACCGTCGCCCAGGGCGGCAAGGTGCTGTTGGTGGGAACCAAGCGTCAGGCCTGTGAGCCGATCAAGGACGCGGCCATCCGCAGCCAGCAGTACTACGTGAACAACCGCTGGCTCGGCGGGATGCTGACCAACTTTCGCACGGTCAAGAAATCGATCGAGTACTTCAAGGATCAGCTCGAGATCCTGGCGGACGAGGAAAAGGTGGCCGAACTCGCCAAGAAAGAGCTCTCGCGGCTGAACCGTTCGGTGACGAAGTACCGGAAATCACTCGACGGCATTCGCGAGATGACGCGCCTGCCTGACGCCATGTTCGTGATCGACGTGAACAAGGAGCATATCGCAATCGCCGAGGCGCGACGTCTCGGGATTCCGATCATTGCCGTCGTCGACACCAACTGTGATCCCAAGGGCATCGATTTCGTCGTGCCGGGAAACGACGACGCTGTACGGGCGATCGAGCTCTACTGCGATCTCGTTGCGGATGCGTGCCTGGAGGGCGCTGAGCTCTTCAACCAGCGCATCATCCAGGACGAGCCGGCCCAGGGAGACGCCGGGGCGGATTCGGCCCCGGGACGCCGTGTCGTGGAGATCAAACAGCAGCAACCCGGTCGACGCGGTCGCCAGGCGGGTGGTGCGCATTCCGCCATGGGCCGCCCGCGTCGCGACGAACGGCCGGCCGAGGGCGAGGCACCGGCGCCCGCCGAGGCCGCACCGGGAGCGGCCCCCGCTGCTGCTCCCGAAGCCGCCGCAGCTGAAACGCCGGCCGTAGCCGCCACAGAGGAGGCACCGAAGGGCGACGCCTAG
- a CDS encoding elongation factor Ts, which yields MAVSASDVKALRDRTGAGMMDCKKALAEVDGDVDKAIEALRERGLAKAVKRSGRETSEGTIAMALSGQAGGLVELGCETDFVAKTDNFQALATGIAGAAASHPEVDGPEALGEISLDGEKISERVASAVGTLGENIQLKRSTRLAVGSGHVGGYIHAGGKLGVLVALETAATGPAVEGLAKDLAMHVAAADPSPVGVDRDDVAKDLIDKEAELFRRQAEQDGKPAQVIDKIVEGRIRKYYSEVCLLEQAFVKDPDKTIQALTKEVGDAAGSAISVAGFLRFKLGEDASE from the coding sequence GTGGCCGTTTCAGCAAGTGACGTGAAGGCGCTTCGGGACCGTACCGGAGCCGGGATGATGGACTGCAAGAAGGCGCTTGCCGAGGTCGACGGTGATGTCGACAAGGCGATCGAGGCGCTCCGTGAGCGAGGCCTGGCGAAGGCGGTCAAGCGCTCCGGTCGGGAGACCTCCGAAGGGACGATCGCCATGGCTCTCAGCGGCCAGGCCGGCGGCCTGGTCGAACTCGGCTGCGAGACCGATTTCGTGGCGAAGACCGACAACTTCCAGGCACTCGCCACCGGCATCGCCGGGGCCGCGGCGTCGCATCCCGAAGTGGATGGCCCTGAGGCGCTGGGTGAGATCTCTCTTGATGGTGAGAAGATCAGCGAGCGCGTCGCCAGCGCGGTAGGCACCCTGGGAGAGAACATCCAGCTCAAGCGCTCGACGCGGCTCGCGGTCGGCTCTGGGCACGTGGGTGGGTACATCCACGCCGGCGGCAAGCTCGGCGTGCTGGTGGCGCTGGAGACCGCTGCCACAGGCCCGGCGGTCGAGGGCCTGGCGAAGGATCTCGCGATGCACGTGGCGGCCGCGGATCCGAGCCCGGTCGGCGTCGATCGCGATGATGTCGCCAAGGATCTGATCGACAAGGAGGCGGAGCTCTTCCGCCGCCAGGCCGAACAGGACGGCAAGCCGGCCCAGGTGATCGACAAGATCGTCGAGGGGCGGATTCGCAAGTACTACAGCGAGGTCTGCCTGCTCGAGCAGGCCTTCGTGAAGGATCCCGACAAGACCATCCAGGCGCTGACCAAGGAGGTCGGCGATGCTGCGGGGAGTGCCATCAGCGTGGCTGGTTTCTTACGCTTCAAGCTGGGAGAAGACGCCTCGGAATGA